From the Paenibacillus sp. R14(2021) genome, the window AACCGTTCGGGGGAGCGAAGGCAGGCAATCGAGGACTTGAACGAGCATTGGGAGAACTTCGTCGAAACGCCGGTTGAACGGGAATACGAAACGACGGTCGAAGAGCTGCTCTCCCGCGGCATGATTAAAGAAGATTCGTATTGGTACTGCTGTCCATTCCCGTCGGTATACCGCGTGACGGCGCCATATGTGCATGTGCTAGGCAAAGAAATCTTAAGAAGCCATGTCTTCGTCTACGAGTACGGCGACGACGGTGCGCCGGGCCGATTCATCACGCAGGCGTCGTTTCAACCGGCAGACTCGCGGAAGTATTGCGAAGACTAATGAACGGAGATTGTAATCATGGGGATTCTGGGACGGTTAAAGGGATGGCTGCAAGCTGCCGAGGAGCCCAATCGCACGACGGAGCCTTCGTTTGAAACCTATTTGGAATCCGCGGGCGAGCGTCTTCGCGAGTTTGCGGTCATCATCAGCAAGCTGGAGTCTGAGCTGCTGACGGTGAGAGACCGTGTTCGCGGGCAGGAACGTCAGCTGGTTCGCTTGCGAGGTGAGGCGGAAGCAGCTGCTGCTAGGCAGGACGCGGGGGCTGCAAGATCCCATTTGGAACGGGAGTTTGAGGGGAGGAGCCAGCTCGCGGTCATGATCCAGCAGGCCGAGAGCATGGAAGCTTCGCTGCTCCAAACGAAGCAGAGGTTCGCTTCGTTCAAGCAGGCCGTAGATGAAGCCGGGGCGAAGCGCGATATGCTGCTGCTTCGGAAGCTGCATGCTTCAGCGGAGCTGGAGGCAAGCAAGCTGATATCCGGTCAGCAAGCGGAAGGCGGCTTGGAGCAGCTGCGGCAGGAGGCGCTGGAAGCGGAGTCGCGTGCGGAGCTTGCGCGTGCCGCAAGCTCGGATGCTATCGATGAGGAGATCGAGAAGCTGCTACGGAGCAAGCAGCAGTAGGGAGTTTGAGCGGCAGCCTTTGCCGAATTGGCAGATGAACAACAAGAAGACCAAGCTTTCGCTGTAGGCGAAGCCTGGTCTTCTTGTTGTTTGCCTTGCGGCAGGCCGACTGCGAAGCGGCTAGTAAACGTCCCGCGCGTACCGCTTGGTACGGGACATTTCTTTCACGTAAGCGTCCGTCTCGGCTGCGCTCATTCCGCTGTGCTGCTGGATCGCCTTCTTCAGCGCCGTATCCACTTCCTTCGCCATTCGGCTGGCATCGCCGCAAATGTAGAAGTGGGCGCCTTCCTTAATCCAGGACCACAGCTCCGCACCGTGCTCTTGCATGCGATGCTGGACATAGATCTTCTCCTTCTGATCGCGGGAGAAAGCGGTCGTTAATCGGTGCAGCTGGCCATTCTGCTGCATCTCTTTAAGCTCTTCTTGGAAGTAATAATCATATTCCGCACGCTGCTCGCCGAAGAAGAGCCAATTCTTTCCTGTGGCGCCTGCTGCATGGCGCTCCTGAATGAAGCCGCGGAAAGGACCTACGCCGGTCCCGGCGCCGACCATGATCATCGGCGTCGAGGGATCCGCCGGGGGACGGAAATGAGGCGCCTTCTGTACAAAGATCGGCACTTCGGATCTTTCATCTGTTCGTTCGGCAAGGAAGACGGAGCAGACGCCTTTTCTGATCTTGCCGTTGAAGTTATAACGGACCGTTGATACGGTAATATGCACCTCGTCCGGATTGTGCAAGGCGCTTGACGAGATGGAGTATAGCCTTGGCTGCATTGGCTTCAATGCGTGTAAGAAAGCCTCAGGCGCTGCGTGGATCGGGAACTCCTGCAGCAAGTCGATCAGCTGCCGTCCCCACAGCCATTTGCTGAGTTTTGCTTTGTTCTCTTCCTGCAATAAGCCGCCGAGCACCTCGCTTCTTGAGTGTTCATGGACGAACTGGAGCATGCTGGGGGTGATCCGCGTGATGTCGTAATGCTTCTGCAGCGCCGTACCCAGCGTCATCTCGCGGCCTTTCACTTCGACGACGGATGAAGGATCCTGCTGTATTGCTTCAAGCAGCTCGCTGACGAGTGCCGGGTCATTCGTCGGCCATACGCCAAGTGCGTCGCCGGCTTCATAGTGAAGACCGGTATTCTTCAAATCAAATACATAATGGCGGGTATCCTTCTCGGAGCCTTCTTTGTTTAAGCTTTGAACGGAGGCGATCTTCGCCAAGAGCGGTTGATTGCGATCATAGGTTTGTTTGCTCTCTAGGCGCAGCGCCTCTGCGTTGACCTGTTGTATGGTTTGCATAACGGATTGCTGCCAGCCGCTGACAAACGACTCGTAGTCGGTATCCAGATCCATTCGGTTCATAAGGCGCTGTGCACCTAGATGCTCAAGCCTTGCGTCCAGGCTGCGGCCATATCCGCAAAATTGATCATAGCTGGAATCGCCGAACGCGAGCACCGCATAACGCAGCTCTTGCAGCTTGGGAGCGTGATCGCTCTGCAGCGATGCCCAGAAGCTTGTTCCGTTATCCGGCGGGTCGCCTGCGCCGAATGTGCTGGTAATAAACAAGACCATGCGCTCTGAAGCCAAATCGGACCACGTATAAGCGTCCATGCTGCTAACACGCACGTTAAGCCCGGAGGATTGCAGCTTCGCCGCGCTATCCAGCGCCGCTTGTTCGGATGTTCCCGTTTGCGACGCCCACAGGATCGTTACGCGTGCATTGCCTGCCGATGCTGCCTGCTTCTCCTCCTGTGCGACGGATGCCGGACTTTCAGAGCTAGTTGCAGGAGGCGGCGGGTCCAGCGTTACGATGCTGGAAGAGGAGGCCGGTGAAGAAGAACCGGTTTCCGCATCGTCGGGAAGGAATGTACGCGAGAACATACCGGCTAGAATGCCGTCCAGCCATATTCGTTTGGAGCGCTCGAGCGGCGCGGACGGAGGCAGCACGGGAATTCCCGGCGACGTCATGGATTCGTCGGTCCTCAGGCTGGTGATGAAGCCTGCGACGTACATTTTCTCGTGACTGTCGAGCGTAAGCGTAGACGAAGATTCAATGCCTAGCATACTCGCGAGCGTATCCACTTTGGCCATATACATTTCCTCCTTGTAGATTGGGCTTCCTCCGCCCGCTGCGCCGTCATCCTCGGCTCTTGGTTCAGGGGAGTCGGTGAATTCGGAGTTTAGGTTAGCAGCGCGGACAAGAGAGACGGCGCATACTTTCATTTCAGGCTGCATGGAGATGGGATCGACGGCATCGTTCGTCACATCGTTGATGGCGAGCATACTGCCGAACCTATCATTCCAATGAATTGGAGCGAAGCAGTTGCCGGGCATTACGCGATCCGTCACTACTGCCGGCAGAACAGCGCTTCCCCGGCGGGATGCAATTGCAATGCGATCCTGCTCACGAATGCCGAGCTGAGCCGCATCCTCGGGATGAATCTCGATGAAGGGGCCAGGATTCAACTTGTTCAAGGTCGGAATCTTGCCCGTCTTCGTCATCGTATGCCACTGATGCTGCACGCGGCCGGTGTTTAGAATGAAGGGAAAGGTATCATCGGGCATTTCGGCCGGAGGCATGAACGGGCGGGCCCAAAAAACGGCTTTGCCGCTGTCCGTCGGAAATGCGATTCGCGGCTGGCTTCCGTCCGGAAGCTTCACCAGCTTCTGGCTGACGCCGTCGTTTAAATAACGAATGGGATTGCGGATCATGCCGCTCTCTTCGGCAATCGGCCACTGCATCGAGGCTTCGCGAAGCCGTTCGTAGGAAGCACCGCGGATATCATAACCCGTCTTTGGGTTCCAGGCTTGCTGGATCTCGGCGAACACTTCGCTGGATGAAGCATAAGTGAACGCATCGGCAAATCCCATTTCGCAGGCGACCTTCGCGATCAACATCCAGTCCGCCATTACCTCGCCAGGCGGCTCGACGGCTTGCTGCATCAAGGTGAGATTGCGTTCGGAATTGATCATCACGCCTTCGGCTTCCGACCACAGTGCGCCGGGCAGCATATAGTCCGCGTATGCGTTCGTCTCGGTATCGAGAAATGCATCCTGCGTAATGACGAGCTCCGCGGCTTGAAGACCAGCGATTACGTTCTTGCGATTGGGTACGGAAGCGACCGGGTTCGTACAAATGATCCAACACGCCTTGATGTCGCCGGCCTGCATACTTTGAAACATCGAGACGGTTCCTGTACCGACCTCAGTGCGAAGCGTTCCGCGAGGCACCTGCCACATGTCCTCGATGAACTGCCGTTCCGCGTCAACCAGCACGGACCGCTGGCCTGGAAGTCCAGGACCCATGTAGCCCATTTCGCGTCCGCCCATTGCATTGGGCTGACCGGTCAAGGAGAATGGACCGCTGCCAAGGCGGCATATCGCACCGGTAGCCAGGTGAAGATTGCAGATGGCATTGGTATGCCAAGTGCCATGCGTGCTCTGGTTCAGCCCCATCGTCCAGCAGCTGATCCAATTGGGCGCTTCGCCGATCCATTGTGCGGCTTGACGAATGTCGGCTTCCGGAATACCGGTGAGCTGCGAGACGCGGTCTGGCGGGTAATCCTCCAAGAACGCCGGCATCGCTTCCCAACCGGTCGTGAATTCGGCGATGAAGGCCGGATCGGTTCGGCCGTTCTTCACGAGCAGATGGAGCAAGCCGTTCAGTAAAGCCAGGTCGGAGCCGGGCTTGATCTGGAGGAAGAGCGATGCTTTATCCGCTGTCGCGCTTCGGCGCGGGTCGACGACGATGAGCCTCGCGCCAGCTTTCACCCGATCCATCATCCGAAGGTAGAGAATGGGGTGGCAGTCCGCCATATTAGCGCCGATCACAAAGAACAAATCGGTATGATCCATATCCTGATAAGAGCCGGGCGGACCGTCTGAGCCTAAGGAGAGCTTATAGCCGCTGCCGGCGCTTGCCATGCAAAGTCGCGAGTTCGATTCGATATTATTCGTGCGAACGAAGCCTTTAGCTAGCTTATTGATGAGATACTGCGCTTCAAGCGACATTTGGCCGGATACATAGAAGGAAAGCGCATCAGGTCCATACTTATCGAGAATGGAACGCAGCTTGGCAGCCGTTTCGGTTATGGCTTGATCCAAGCCGAGACGTGTCGGTTCGTCGTTGCGGCTCTGCCGTTTATAGGCGTAGTCGAGGCGTCCGGGTGCTGCGATCGCCGTCCCGCAGGTACTGCCCTTCGTGCATAATCTGCCGAAATTCGTCGGATGGGATTTATCGCCAGTGACTTTGACGACGCGATTATTGGAAACTTCCATAATAATGCCGCAGCCAACGCCGCAATACGGGCATACACTCTTCACTTTCGTTGTCGTCATGCTGATCACCTTGCCAACGTGCATCGCACGTATAATGGGGTCGTTCCGAGAAAGATCGTATTACGAACTATTTGATTAATGTTATATTATATAACATCATCTTCCTTGTCAACGGATTTTGAGGTATGATGTTAATTAATATTACATTAGCACCTCAAGAGGCCGATAATGCTACTAGGTGCCTGCAGCTTTAGGCTACTATTTAATGAAACAACGCAGATGAGGAGCTTCGCTATGAATAAGAATAAATTGCCTAAGAATGTGTATGAACAGCTCGCTTATTTTCGCTATCGGATCCGCAAGTTTATTCGCTTTAGTGAAGAGGCCGCCCGCAGCAAAGGAATTACGCCTCAGTATCATCAACTGATGCTGTCCATCATGGGCTTTCCGAATCGCGAGTATGCAACGCCCAAGGAGCTGGCGGAAAGGTTGCAAATAACGCCGCACGCCTGCGTGGAGCTGATTCATCGGTGCGAGGAGCTTGAATTGGTGCAGCGGTTCCCGAACCCTAATGACCGCAGAAGTATCTTTATCCGCCTAACAGAGAGCGGGATGGGGATCCTTGAGGAGCTATCGGAAATTCATATGGATGAACTGAAACGGGCAGGCTTGCTGGAGTTTCAAGAGCATTTTCAGTTATAAAGAGCCGTACAATGTGTCAGAAATATTGACATGGAAACACCTGCTGAAGAGGTAATCTATGAAATAAGAAGGCGTTAATTTTTTCAAAATATATGTATAAATAGTGAACACTTCGTGGCGAATTTGTGATATACTATAGCCATAATCCGTCAACGGGAGTGTTGCGCAATGAACAAACGTCATGAGACAGCAGGCGCGGAATTGATTACCCCTATAGAATCGAAGAAACCTTCGTATTGGACTTCGCTTATGCCTAAGATCGGTTTGGCACTGATGCTGATCGGATTCATTATGAGCTGCTGCTTTGCTTATGAATTTAAAGATACCAATCTCGGCTTAATGGTCGGTTTCGGGTTCATCATCGGCGGTACGCAAGTGCTGCTGCTCGGAAGCTTGTTCCATGCGCTTCAGCCGAAGGTCGTGAAGGAGAGCAGCCTGCCTGCCGTCCAATCGTTGGATCAAATTCAGCCGTAAAAGGTTAGCGCTTTCAAAAAAAGAGACAGCAGCCGCTGTCTCTTTTTTTGCGTTGTCAAGATTGCAAATAATGACAACTTGCATGACCGGAAAATGCCATGGGAAATAAGCCCAAAAGACTGTGAGGATCAGGAAAAGAAAACGTTTTAAAAGGCGATTATTACGAAAGCGGTCTCAATATTGAACGACTGTTGAACGAAAAGTGTCGGAAAAGAAACAGAACATTGACGGAATTGTTAACTGCGGTTTCAATCCGGCGTTCATCTGCTATGCTAGCGTCAAAAGAAACAAAATAAGTGATTCTGCACGTGCTAGGAGATGAGAAGCAGATGAAGAGAACATCCAAAATCCGCGGCTTGATGCTGCTGATAACCGGGTTGTTGACCATGGTGCTGCTGTCAGGATGCGACAGCAAATACGTTGTCTTCAACCCGCAAGGTCCAGTCGCCGAAACGCAGTACCGACTAATTATTTTATCGGTGGTGCTTTGCGCCATTGTCGTTATCCCAGTCTTAGCGATTACGGCTTTCATTGTATGGCGATATCGCGACAAGCCGGACAATAAAGCGCCTTATAAACCGCACTGGGATGACAGCAAAGTGCTTGAAATCCTCTGGTGGGGCATACCGATTGTCATTATTGCCATTTTGGGCTTCTACACGGCCCGTGATACGTATGCGCTGGCGAAACCGCCGGTTACGGATGTGAAGCCGATTGAAATTCAAGTCACTTCGCTCGATTGGAAATGGCTCTTCCAATATCCAGACCAAAATATTGCGACAGTCAATTACGTCCATATCCCTGCCGGGGTGCAAGTGCATTTCGAGCTAACGAGCGATGCGCCGATGAACTCCTTCTGGATTCCGCAGCTAGGCGGTCAGGAATATACGATGCCGGGCATGGCCATGTCGCTGTGGCTGCAGGCCGACCATACCGGCGAGTTTTACGGTACGGGAGCCAACTTCTCGGGTAAAGAATTTGCTCATATGCGCTTTAACGTCATTTCCGAGTCGCAAGAAGATTTCAACAAATGGGTTAAGGGCGTTCAAGGCACGTCGAATGAGCTGACGAAAGCCGGCTATGATGAGCTTGCGAAACCAGGCAGATCTGAAGAACAAACCTTTTCTTCATACCCGCCGGACCTGTTCGATTCCGTTGTTATCAAGAATGGCAACCATCATATGATCATGGGTGATGACAAGGATGCCGACAAAGACGGCGGCAAAACCGACCATGACATGGGCGACATGGATATGACGGATATGAACGATATGAATTCTAGTGAAATGAATCACAATCATCAGGATTGATGAGGGAGGAACACAGCTATGTTTGCCAGTATAAAATCTTTCGCCTCCTCTTTCTTTGTGACAGGCGATCCGCTCATCTATGGCGCTGATGTATCGATCGCGCTGACTTCGATTGCGATTGTCTTCGTCCTCTTCTATTTTAAGAAGTGGGGCTGGCTTTGGAGAGAGTGGCTGACAACCGTCGATCATAAGAAGATTGGAATGATGTATCTGATCGCATCGCTGCTGATGCTGTTCCGCGGCGGCGTGGATGCGCTCATGATGCGGGCGCAGCTTGCTTTTCCGAATGTGGAATTCTTGCATGCAGATCATTATAACTCGGTCTTCACGACACACGGTACCATCATGATACTATTCATGGCGATGCCGATGATGTTCGGACTCTTCAATATGGTCGTGCCGCTGCAGATCGGGGCGCGCGACGTTGCTTATCCATATTTGAACGCCGTCAGCTTCTGGCTGTTCTTATTCGGCGCGATGCTGTTCAACTTAAGCTTCGTTATCGGCGGTTCGCCGGATGCAGGATGGCTCAGCTACCCGCCGTTGTCCGAGATGTCGCATAGTCCCGGCGTCGGGCAGAACTTCTATATTTGGGGGATCCAAATATCGGGGATCGGTTCGCTTGCAACGGGGATCAACTTCATCGTTACGATTCTCAAGATGCGCGCTCCAGGTATGAAAATGATGAAAATGCCATTGTTCAGCTGGTCTGTATTCTCTAGCTGCATCATGATTATCTTTGCTTTCCCAATCTTGACAATTACGCTTGCACTGCTCTTCGTTGACCGTTTCTTCGGCGGCCATATCTTTACGATTGACGGCGGGGGAAACCCGATGATGTACGTCAACTTGATCTGGATGTGGGGTCACCCCGAGGTGTATATCGTGGTGCTGCCTGCATTCGGTATCTTCTCCGAAGTCGTGGCGACGTTCTCGCGTAAACGGATTTTCGGTTATAAATCGATGGTGTATTCGCTGCTTAGCATCAGTATCTTAGCCTTCTTCACTTGGGTCCATCACTTCTTCACGATGGGTTCCGGCGCAGACGTCAACGTCTTCTTCGCGTTAGCGACGATGGCGATCGGGATACCGACCGGGGCGAAAATATTCAACTGGCTCTTCACGATGTTCCGAGGACGGATTCGGATGGAGCAGCCGATGCTGTGGACGCTCGCGTTCATACCGTGCTTTGTCGTCGGTGGAGCAACGGGGGTTATGCTCGCTGTAGCGCCCGCCGACTATCAATACCATAACAGCTACTTCCTGATCGCTCACTTCCACCAAGTGCTCATCGGCGGCGTCGTGTTCGGTTATTTGGCGGGGATTTACTACTGGTGGCCGAAGCTGTTCGGCTTCAAGCTGAACGATCGTCTTGGTAAGTATGCGTTCTGGCTCTGGAATATTGGTTTCTATGTTTGTTTCATGCCGCAATATGCGCTTGGCTTCATGGGCATGACGCGCCGTGTCTACACGTACGGCTGGGATATGGGCTGGGCGCCGCTCAACCTCGTATCGACCATCGGCGCAGTACTGATGGGTATCGGCTTTGTGTTCCAAGTCTGGCAAATTCTGTACAGCGTCAAATTCGGCGAGCGCGATACGACTGGGGATCCTTGGAATGGCCGTACGCTTGAATGGTCGATTCCATCGCCGCCGCCGCTTTATAATTTCGCGATTGTACCTGAGGTCGATGAACGCGATTCGTATTGGGAAGAGAAGGAACGCCGCAATTTCGCACCTGCGGAGCCCGTCCAGGCTTCGAAGCTGGAGGCTATTCATATGCCCAAAAATTCGGGCATACCGTTCATCTTCTCGGCGTGCTGGTTCGTTGCGGGCTTTGGTTTCGTGTTCGGCTGGCTGTGGATTGCTTTCGCAGGCTTGGCCGGTGTCGGCATAACGCTGTTAATCCGCTCCTTCCAGTACGATACGGATTATTACGTACCGGTTAAAGAAGTGGTCGAGATTGAGAAATCAGCAGGGAGGGCGGTTTAATATGGCGCACGCTATTCAAGGACATTCGAAGCACGGCGCGGATTCGCATGATCATGGCCACCATGATCAAGAATCGCTCAAAGTGCTCGGCTTCTGGATATTCCTCGTCACGGACTGTCTGCTCTTCGGTACTTTGTTCGCTACGTACGTCGTTCTTCAGGCGCATACGGCTGGCGGCCCGACGGGCAAGGAATTGTTTGAAATCCCTGGATTTGTCGCAGAGACGTTCATTCTCTTGACAAGCAGCTTTACGAGCGGCTTAGCCGTTCTTGCAATGAATAAGGGCAAAGTCAATCAGCTGATAGGCTGGTTGATCGTCACGGCCATTCTCGGCGCAGCATTCGTCGGTCTTGAAATCAACGAGTTCGTGAACATGGTGCATGAAGGCGCGACGATTTCGACAAGCGCGTTCTTGACCGCATTCTATGTCCTTGTCAGCACGCACGGTATTCACGTTTCCGTTGGTCTGATCTGGATGATCGGTCTTATGATTCAGTTGAAGATGAAGGGGATTAACCCTGTCACGCGTCGTAAGATCACGGTCATCAGCTTGTATTGGCATTTTCTCGATGTGGTTTGGATCTTCCTCTTCACGATCGTGTATTTGATAGGGGTGATGTAAATGAGCCAGCATGCAGCAAGCCACGGTCATGACGAGCATGAGTCGCACGGATCGCTGAAGTCGTATATTATCGGCTTTATTCTATCCATCGTGCTGACGCTCATTCCGCTCATCATCGTATTTAAAACCAACAT encodes:
- a CDS encoding sulfite reductase subunit alpha codes for the protein MTTTKVKSVCPYCGVGCGIIMEVSNNRVVKVTGDKSHPTNFGRLCTKGSTCGTAIAAPGRLDYAYKRQSRNDEPTRLGLDQAITETAAKLRSILDKYGPDALSFYVSGQMSLEAQYLINKLAKGFVRTNNIESNSRLCMASAGSGYKLSLGSDGPPGSYQDMDHTDLFFVIGANMADCHPILYLRMMDRVKAGARLIVVDPRRSATADKASLFLQIKPGSDLALLNGLLHLLVKNGRTDPAFIAEFTTGWEAMPAFLEDYPPDRVSQLTGIPEADIRQAAQWIGEAPNWISCWTMGLNQSTHGTWHTNAICNLHLATGAICRLGSGPFSLTGQPNAMGGREMGYMGPGLPGQRSVLVDAERQFIEDMWQVPRGTLRTEVGTGTVSMFQSMQAGDIKACWIICTNPVASVPNRKNVIAGLQAAELVITQDAFLDTETNAYADYMLPGALWSEAEGVMINSERNLTLMQQAVEPPGEVMADWMLIAKVACEMGFADAFTYASSSEVFAEIQQAWNPKTGYDIRGASYERLREASMQWPIAEESGMIRNPIRYLNDGVSQKLVKLPDGSQPRIAFPTDSGKAVFWARPFMPPAEMPDDTFPFILNTGRVQHQWHTMTKTGKIPTLNKLNPGPFIEIHPEDAAQLGIREQDRIAIASRRGSAVLPAVVTDRVMPGNCFAPIHWNDRFGSMLAINDVTNDAVDPISMQPEMKVCAVSLVRAANLNSEFTDSPEPRAEDDGAAGGGSPIYKEEMYMAKVDTLASMLGIESSSTLTLDSHEKMYVAGFITSLRTDESMTSPGIPVLPPSAPLERSKRIWLDGILAGMFSRTFLPDDAETGSSSPASSSSIVTLDPPPPATSSESPASVAQEEKQAASAGNARVTILWASQTGTSEQAALDSAAKLQSSGLNVRVSSMDAYTWSDLASERMVLFITSTFGAGDPPDNGTSFWASLQSDHAPKLQELRYAVLAFGDSSYDQFCGYGRSLDARLEHLGAQRLMNRMDLDTDYESFVSGWQQSVMQTIQQVNAEALRLESKQTYDRNQPLLAKIASVQSLNKEGSEKDTRHYVFDLKNTGLHYEAGDALGVWPTNDPALVSELLEAIQQDPSSVVEVKGREMTLGTALQKHYDITRITPSMLQFVHEHSRSEVLGGLLQEENKAKLSKWLWGRQLIDLLQEFPIHAAPEAFLHALKPMQPRLYSISSSALHNPDEVHITVSTVRYNFNGKIRKGVCSVFLAERTDERSEVPIFVQKAPHFRPPADPSTPMIMVGAGTGVGPFRGFIQERHAAGATGKNWLFFGEQRAEYDYYFQEELKEMQQNGQLHRLTTAFSRDQKEKIYVQHRMQEHGAELWSWIKEGAHFYICGDASRMAKEVDTALKKAIQQHSGMSAAETDAYVKEMSRTKRYARDVY
- a CDS encoding MarR family winged helix-turn-helix transcriptional regulator, translating into MNKNKLPKNVYEQLAYFRYRIRKFIRFSEEAARSKGITPQYHQLMLSIMGFPNREYATPKELAERLQITPHACVELIHRCEELELVQRFPNPNDRRSIFIRLTESGMGILEELSEIHMDELKRAGLLEFQEHFQL
- a CDS encoding ubiquinol oxidase subunit II, with the translated sequence MKRTSKIRGLMLLITGLLTMVLLSGCDSKYVVFNPQGPVAETQYRLIILSVVLCAIVVIPVLAITAFIVWRYRDKPDNKAPYKPHWDDSKVLEILWWGIPIVIIAILGFYTARDTYALAKPPVTDVKPIEIQVTSLDWKWLFQYPDQNIATVNYVHIPAGVQVHFELTSDAPMNSFWIPQLGGQEYTMPGMAMSLWLQADHTGEFYGTGANFSGKEFAHMRFNVISESQEDFNKWVKGVQGTSNELTKAGYDELAKPGRSEEQTFSSYPPDLFDSVVIKNGNHHMIMGDDKDADKDGGKTDHDMGDMDMTDMNDMNSSEMNHNHQD
- a CDS encoding cbb3-type cytochrome c oxidase subunit I, giving the protein MFASIKSFASSFFVTGDPLIYGADVSIALTSIAIVFVLFYFKKWGWLWREWLTTVDHKKIGMMYLIASLLMLFRGGVDALMMRAQLAFPNVEFLHADHYNSVFTTHGTIMILFMAMPMMFGLFNMVVPLQIGARDVAYPYLNAVSFWLFLFGAMLFNLSFVIGGSPDAGWLSYPPLSEMSHSPGVGQNFYIWGIQISGIGSLATGINFIVTILKMRAPGMKMMKMPLFSWSVFSSCIMIIFAFPILTITLALLFVDRFFGGHIFTIDGGGNPMMYVNLIWMWGHPEVYIVVLPAFGIFSEVVATFSRKRIFGYKSMVYSLLSISILAFFTWVHHFFTMGSGADVNVFFALATMAIGIPTGAKIFNWLFTMFRGRIRMEQPMLWTLAFIPCFVVGGATGVMLAVAPADYQYHNSYFLIAHFHQVLIGGVVFGYLAGIYYWWPKLFGFKLNDRLGKYAFWLWNIGFYVCFMPQYALGFMGMTRRVYTYGWDMGWAPLNLVSTIGAVLMGIGFVFQVWQILYSVKFGERDTTGDPWNGRTLEWSIPSPPPLYNFAIVPEVDERDSYWEEKERRNFAPAEPVQASKLEAIHMPKNSGIPFIFSACWFVAGFGFVFGWLWIAFAGLAGVGITLLIRSFQYDTDYYVPVKEVVEIEKSAGRAV
- the cyoC gene encoding cytochrome o ubiquinol oxidase subunit III, yielding MAHAIQGHSKHGADSHDHGHHDQESLKVLGFWIFLVTDCLLFGTLFATYVVLQAHTAGGPTGKELFEIPGFVAETFILLTSSFTSGLAVLAMNKGKVNQLIGWLIVTAILGAAFVGLEINEFVNMVHEGATISTSAFLTAFYVLVSTHGIHVSVGLIWMIGLMIQLKMKGINPVTRRKITVISLYWHFLDVVWIFLFTIVYLIGVM